In the Blautia coccoides genome, TCTTTTTTCCCTCTATTTCTTCTATTTTTCTTTCAATAAAAGAAATATCTTCCATATATATGTCTTTTTGATCCAGTCTTTTTATTCTTTGCAGAATTTCTGTTATCACAGTTTCTCGGTCAAAATTCACCTGTTTTAGAGCATAACATACACAGGATCGCAGTGCCAGGTCACTGACTGCAGTGTTGTCACAGCAGGGTCTGTTACCTTCTCCCTCTTTTTTTACCTTTCCATGATTTGCGTGATTATAGCATCTCCACGTTCTGTAATTACTCCCGTCCCCACGTTTTTTTGAGCGGACCACAAAACTTCCTCCGCATTCCCCACACTTGACTTTTCCGCTGCACCAATAGCGGGTGCCTTGTAATGACTTGCTGTTTTTAGATAATGATCTCCTTTTCAGCTCTCTCTGTGTTCTGTCCCATAATTCTCTGTCAATGATAGATATATGATGTTCCTTCAAATATACCATTTCTTCCTCACCCTCATTTTTCTTTTTCCTGTGGGAAAGGAAATCCGGAGTGATTGTTTTTTTCTGGCATAAATCGCCGGCATATTTCTCATTTTTCAGCACCTTAAGGATCATGGTATTAGACCATGTATCTCCCCGTTTCGGCTGTATCCCTTCCTCCATCAGTTCCCTGGCAATAACATAGGTACCCTTCTGCTCATTTGTATACTTATGAAAGATGGCCCTGACCACCTCTGCCTCCTCCTCATTTACATATAGTCTGCCGGCCTTCACTGTATACCCAAGCAGGTCTCTCCCGAATACCACTCCCTGCTCCATCCTGCGTTTCTGTCCCCATTTCACACGTTCGGAAATCTTTCTGCTTTCATCCTGGGCAAGCGTTGCCATAATGGACAGACGCAGTTCGCCGTCCCCGTCCATTGTATCAATATTGTCTATAGTAAAAATAACCCGAACGCCTTTTGCCTTCAGTTTTCTTATATAAGAGAGTGTATCCACAGTGTTTCTGGCAAACCTAGACACTTCTTTTGTGAGGATCAAATCTATTTTCCCTGCCATGGCATCCCGGATCATCCGATTGAACCCTTTTCGGTTTGCAGTCTGTGTTCCGCTGATGCCCTCATCATAATAAATACCCGTCAATTCCCATCCTTCATGCTGATGGATGTATTCGGTAAAGTAATTCCGCTGGCTGTTAAGGGAGTTTGCCTGGTCTTCTTTCTCTGTAGATACTCTCCCATATGCAGCTGCCCTTACTCTATTTCCCACCTAAAAAGCCTCCAACCTATATAAGTCCAGTTTTCGCCTGCCCACGCCCATACATAGCTGCCGCGGTCCTCTCTCTATTACGCACAGATAATCCTGGATGCTACACGCACGATTCGCAGATGCTTTACGGATACTTCATGAATCCAATTCATTCAGAAGCTCACCAAGCTGCTCATCCGTAAGCAGACTTCCCGCATGAAGTTCTCTGCAAATCCCCTTTTTTAACTGTCTGCTGAAATCTTTTTCCTGCTCCGCTGTCAACACAATACGCTGCCCATTTTCCTGTTTTAGAAAAATACTCTTTTCCTTGCTGTCCTCCACAAGATGTCTCCTATTATTTATGCCCTTATAATAGAATATGCAGAAAAAGTAATTTTGCCATAGTTACTAATGGCCTGAAATTGTCACATTTCCAATTCTTACGTCATAACAATAATCCCATCGGAACATCTTATCGCAAGAACAATAACCGAGATGCTCCACACATGCACTCGAAAATCTTGTAAATGAATGCTAAGAGTAACGCTCCAGTAAGTCAGCCCATTTACTGTGCTGTCCGAAAAAATGTCCTACAGTCAGGCAAGAATCCTTTCACCAAAATGAATCTGCATAGATTTGTTCATAACTGTGAATTCATTATACAGTTATCGGTAAAAATATTTACTTTTGAAAACAATAAAATACCTGGAAGCAGCAGCTACATCCTATCTGCTGCTTCCAGGTACTTCGCACAAATCTCTTACTATTTTTCTTCCTTTTCTGTTTTCAAAGGTTCCACTTCTTCCGCTTTAAATACATATCCGCAGGAACAAGCAGTCTCCTCGATCACTCTGCCTCTTACCGTAAAAACTTCCACTTCTTCACCGCATTTCGGACATGTCCTGTCCTCCGGTATTGGGGTTCTGTATTTGCTTTCGCATCCATCTAAAACTGCCATGTCTTTCACCTCCTGATGCGCTAGAATGTGTTGTATGTCACTTTCTGCAAAATGTTCGCCACAGTTTACGGGAGATTCATTCTATCATAAAGGGGGCACGGCGGGCCACGTCACCCCAATGAAGGGAGAATATACCGCCAAGTGCAGTGTGCAGACTACAGGAATGAATTTTTAGACACATTCTAATGAATTATATATCGCTTATCACAATATATTGTATCTCTTATCCGCAATTAAAACAAGCCGCTTTTCAATATATTGCTGCTAAAACGTGACTGTTTGTTATTGTTCACGCTTTGATCAGCAGCACACTTCACTATGCACATTTCTGTCCTTTATGGTAATTCTACTCTTTATGATTATTCTACCTTTTATGGTAGTTCTGCCTTTTATAGTGGTTCTTCCCTTTATGGTAGTTCTTCCCTTTATAGATGTTAAATACAACGGTTTGCATTTTGCTGCCGGCTAACTCGAACGTTTGCTGCGCATCGCGCTGGCAATCCCGGAAATTTTCATGCGTTCTGATTTTCACATATACTGACTTTCACATATACTGATTTTCATATACTCTGTATGAAAATACATTGTTAAACAACCGCCATGCAAACAGGAACACAATAACACACCAGATACACATTACATGGTTTCATAAATTCTCGCGCGCGATCAGGCACAGTCTTTTGTTCTTTATTTTACTAGATATCCCCCATCTACAGGTATTATAGCTCCGCCCAGATAATCGCTTGCATGGGAGGCCAGAAATATGCAAGTGCCCTTCATATCATCCCAGGTTCCCCATCGGTTGGCGGGAATCCTGTCTGTGATCTGCTGATATCTGGGATTTTCCGGGTCCAAAAGAGCAGCATTCATCTCTGTTGCCATATATCCGGGAGCAATGGCATTTACATTGACACCTCTGGCGATCCAGTCGTTGCTCAGTTCCTTTGTAAGCTGCGTCACTCCGCCCTTTGCCGCCGTATAGGCAGGAACAGTCTGTCCCCCAAACCAGGATACCATAGAAGCAATGTTGATGATCTTCCCGTATCCCTTTTCCAACATGATTTTGGCTGCCTCCTGACACAGGATAAATACGGAATTCAGATTCACATTCAGAACCTCATCCCACTCTTCCACTGGGAAGACCTCTGCACTGTGCCGTCTCTGAATGCCATGGGCTGTCACAAGAATATCCAAATCCTTTCCAAGCTTTTCCACACATTCCCTAAAACAACTGTACACTTCCTCACGTATGGCCAGATTCGCTTTCACGCCATGGCATTTAAATCCTCTTTCACGAAACTGTTCCGCTGTTTCATGGACTTTATCAGATGTCCCCACTATGGCAACCTCACAGCCGGCCTCCATAAGGCCTTCTGCCATTCCATATCCCAAACCTCTTGTTCCGCCTGTCACGATCGCCTTTTTTCCTTCGATATTAAATAATTCATTTCCCTTCATATCTATGCCGCAGGATAGAAAATCCTGCCCTCCTTTCAAAAAGCCATACTTACATACAGCAGCTAAAACATGATCACCATTTTCTTAACTGACGGGTCCGGATTGTCCATATACTCAAATACTTTATCAATCTGGCTGAAGCTTATAAATGTAGTGGCAATCCCCTCTGTATTAAACTTCTTATTTTCCATACATTCAATGGTTGGTTCAAATTTAAAACAGGACATTCTTGTTCCGATAATGTCAAGTTCCCTTTGATTGATCATGGCCTGTGTGATCTCTTCCGGTTTCGTACAGAAGCCCAGAGGTACCACACGTCCTGCATTACAGACAATTCCCGGCCGCATGATCATAGTAAGAGAGCCGGGGAAGCAGGCCGAATCAAATGCAATGGTCACCCCATGTCCTTCGGTGATTTTCTGTACAGCTTCAGCCAGGTTCTCTTTCTTTGTATTGATCACATGATCCGCACCGTATTCCTTTGCCCGTTCCAGAGAGCTGTCACTGATATCACAGCAGATAACAGTTTTACATCCCTTTGCCTTACAGGTCTGCAGGATGATCGCCCCGATTGTTCCTGCCCCCAGGATCAAAACGATGTCCTCCGACACTACCCGTCCTCTGGCAGTACAATGGGCACCGATCGCATAGGGTTCCACAAGTGCAGCATCCTCCCATGACACACTGTCGTCGATCCTGTAAACTTCCTTAGCGGGCGCTGTAAAATATTCCCTCCAGCCGCCGTCCATCCCGGATCCTCTGACCATTACCTTTTCACACACATTTTTTCTTCCGATCCTACACTGATAACATTCCCCGCAGGTGTGGATCAGGTCCACGATCACATGATCCCCCTCTTTTACATTTGTCACATTTTTCCCTGCTTTCGCAACAATTCCTGCATTTTCATGGCCGGGAATACGGGGATATGTAGAACAGGGATTTGCGCCGTGATAAATATGATGGTCACTTCCGCATACACCTGCTGCCTTCATCTGGATCAGAACCTCATCATCACCGGGTACGGGAACAGGGACTTCACGCACTTCTGTATGATGAGGCTTTACAACCACTACTTCCTTCATCGTATTCTTCATTTTCTTTCCTTTCCGGGTCATTTCCCCTGCCCGGAAAAGTTCCGGGCGCATTTATTCTTCTTATGATCTAATCACCTATCCGGTCTAAGATCACACTGCCAATGCTGAATATTTTGTCATCCTGCAAGGCGGAGGAAGGAAGCCGAGTGTTTCCTCCCATGGCCGCCCGCAACATAGAAGATGACAAAATAGACAGTGCTGGAAGTGTGACTTCCGGCAGGATGGAACACCAGTATCAACTATCTGTCAGGATACAAGATTCGGCAGCAATGTGGAGAGTGCCGGGACATAGGCAAAAATAACAGCGCATACCACTTCTACAGCCACAAAAGGAATCAGATTCTTCGCCACCTTGCTGACCGGCTGCTCTGAAAATCCGCAGGCCACAAACATGGTAGTACCAAAAGGCGGTGTGGCCTGACCAAGTGCCAGCAAAAATACGAACAGCATACCAAAATGTACTGGATCCACGCCGAATGCCACTGCGATGGGTGCCAGGATCGGACCCAGGATCAGATTGGTGGCACCCACCTCCAGAAACATACCGCAGATAAGAAGCAGAACAATGATCAATGCCAGGAACACATATTTATTGCTTGCCACTGCCATAAATGCGTTGGTAACCGCAACCGGAATCTTATAATATGTGATCAGATATCCAAACATCTGTGCCGTAACTACCAGAAACATAAGATTTGCGGTACTTACAGCGGTTCCTTT is a window encoding:
- a CDS encoding recombinase family protein, which gives rise to MGNRVRAAAYGRVSTEKEDQANSLNSQRNYFTEYIHQHEGWELTGIYYDEGISGTQTANRKGFNRMIRDAMAGKIDLILTKEVSRFARNTVDTLSYIRKLKAKGVRVIFTIDNIDTMDGDGELRLSIMATLAQDESRKISERVKWGQKRRMEQGVVFGRDLLGYTVKAGRLYVNEEEAEVVRAIFHKYTNEQKGTYVIARELMEEGIQPKRGDTWSNTMILKVLKNEKYAGDLCQKKTITPDFLSHRKKKNEGEEEMVYLKEHHISIIDRELWDRTQRELKRRSLSKNSKSLQGTRYWCSGKVKCGECGGSFVVRSKKRGDGSNYRTWRCYNHANHGKVKKEGEGNRPCCDNTAVSDLALRSCVCYALKQVNFDRETVITEILQRIKRLDQKDIYMEDISFIERKIEEIEGKKKKCVDLVLEGMLDTKELAEQKNWYDGQKEKLEKRLLKAKKEKAAEEERKSCFENYKESVDRILNFHGAEDALFRELIDKIVVYQGQMVCVWIKYVPFGIKMRIHSSGKRDNYNTEILEAAIVEDGPEDILEIL
- a CDS encoding SDR family oxidoreductase, producing MKGNELFNIEGKKAIVTGGTRGLGYGMAEGLMEAGCEVAIVGTSDKVHETAEQFRERGFKCHGVKANLAIREEVYSCFRECVEKLGKDLDILVTAHGIQRRHSAEVFPVEEWDEVLNVNLNSVFILCQEAAKIMLEKGYGKIINIASMVSWFGGQTVPAYTAAKGGVTQLTKELSNDWIARGVNVNAIAPGYMATEMNAALLDPENPRYQQITDRIPANRWGTWDDMKGTCIFLASHASDYLGGAIIPVDGGYLVK
- a CDS encoding alcohol dehydrogenase catalytic domain-containing protein; this encodes MKNTMKEVVVVKPHHTEVREVPVPVPGDDEVLIQMKAAGVCGSDHHIYHGANPCSTYPRIPGHENAGIVAKAGKNVTNVKEGDHVIVDLIHTCGECYQCRIGRKNVCEKVMVRGSGMDGGWREYFTAPAKEVYRIDDSVSWEDAALVEPYAIGAHCTARGRVVSEDIVLILGAGTIGAIILQTCKAKGCKTVICCDISDSSLERAKEYGADHVINTKKENLAEAVQKITEGHGVTIAFDSACFPGSLTMIMRPGIVCNAGRVVPLGFCTKPEEITQAMINQRELDIIGTRMSCFKFEPTIECMENKKFNTEGIATTFISFSQIDKVFEYMDNPDPSVKKMVIMF